A genomic window from Gossypium hirsutum isolate 1008001.06 chromosome D10, Gossypium_hirsutum_v2.1, whole genome shotgun sequence includes:
- the LOC107937768 gene encoding lysine-specific demethylase JMJ25 isoform X15 yields the protein MEGEGAIPDHLRCNRTDGRQWRCKRRVMEGKKLCELHHIQGRHRQNKQKVPESLKMQRKKRKKKVFEKNKLEIRAKLLKLARPVKRKRVIGGESEALDEAVRKMKLKRGDLPLELIRMVLKREAEKKKKKRKESECSDFDDDDDDDDDDDDDEKGDLMRELPNGLMAISSSSPHFDNAGSCSGSGSASGSGSVSGSCINVKVGETDNNAVAITRRRFRSKNIEPLPVGTLQNGANLRRGRRIRCHWCRKGGAPNLIKCSSCKQQFFCLDCIKEHYFFKREEVQVACPVCRGTCSCRACSVSQRRDDECKEFLRDKIKVDKVLDFHYLICMLLPVFKQINQDQSVEIDVEAKIQGKKLCDIQVQPAESGGNKEYCCYCKTLILDFHRSCPKCSYSLCLSCCRDIFQGNLFGTIKEVNCKCPKRRKTCLPGICLSDRKSVRITRQTSDSRYSDSSVSLPSQKAPDGSVPISCPPSEFGGCGDGLLDLRCILPQSWFKELEVSAEEIVGSYELPEAFDTFSCCSLCPATDDEAKRVKQLQEASRRENSNDNFLFYPTILNIHGDNLEHFQKHWCKGHPVIFRNVLQTTALSWDPIFLFCSYLKNSVAKAENEEPSKATTCSDWFEVEIGIKQLFLGSLRGLAQSSMCDEKLKLKGWLSSPLFQEQFPDHYSEIIQSLPLREYMNPGSGILNIAARLPQEITKPDLGPSVSISYCSSEELAQANSVTNLCYGLCDMVNVLAHATDAPVCMKQLNKIRKLMKKKKFQDERELAKTHLDQKMANELKEKSKSNGENIKVGLNGMINKEMHSRNTVPKLSRSPSAVHDAHDKEDSSDSDSDSDSDCNSNSEAALHPCDTIHGSEALEDQEIFGKRTDLAKSCGAEWDVFRRQDVPKLMEYLRKHSNEFGHTCGFQKHVVHPILDQNFFLDTSHKRRLKEEYEIEPWTFEQHVGEAIIIPAGCPYQIRNVKSCVNVVLDFVSPENVTECIRLINEFRLLPDDHKAKAKKFEVEKMALYRISAAIKEIRELICSESSAELSE from the exons ATGGAGGGGGAAGGTGCTATACCGGACCATCTCCGGTGCAATCGAACAGACGGGAGACAATGGCGGTGTAAGCGACGTGTAATGGAAGGGAAAAAGCTCTGTGAGCTTCACCATATCCAAGGCCGTCATCGACAGAATAAACAGAAAGTGCCGGAATCCTTGAAAATGCAAaggaaaaagaggaaaaagaaggTTTTTGAGAAGAATAAGCTTGAAATTAGGGCAAAGTTGCTGAAATTAGCGAGGCCGGTGAAGAGGAAGCGAGTGATCGGAGGGGAATCGGAGGCGTTAGATGAAGCTGTTCGTAAGATGAAACTGAAGAGAGGGGATTTGCCATTGGAGCTTATAAGGATGGTTTTGAAAAGAGAAgctgagaagaagaaaaagaaaaggaaagaaagtgAGTGtagtgattttgatgatgatgatgatgatgatgatgatgatgatgatgatgaaaagGGTGACTTGATGAGAGAATTGCCTAATGGGTTAATGGCTATTTCTTCGTCAAGTCCACATTTTGATAATGCAGGTTCATGCTCTGGTTCTGGTTCGGCTTCCGGTTCTGGttctgtttcaggttcttgtattaaTGTTAAAGTAGGAGAAACTGATAATAATGCTGTTGCCATTACCAGAAGGCGGTTTCGGTCTAAGAACATTGAGCCATTACCTGTTGGTACATTGCAG AATGGAGCAAATTtgaggagagggagaagaataagGTGCCATTGGTGTCGAAAAGGCGGTGCTCCTAATTTGATCAAGTGTTCTAGTTGTAAACAGCAGTTCTTTTGCTTGGATTGCATAAAAGAACA CTATTTTTTTAAGCGAGAAGAAGTTCAGGTAGCTTGTCCGGTATGCCGTGGAACTTGCAGCTGCAGGGCCTGCTCAGTGAGTCAACGTAGAGACGATGAATGTAAG GAGTTTCTAAGGGACAAGATAAAAGTAGACAAGGTGTTAGATTTTCATTATTTGATCTGCATGCTCCTTCCTGTTTTTAAGCAAATAAACCAAGACCAGAGTGTTGAGATTGATGTGGAGGCCAAAATTCAAG GCaaaaaactctgtgatattcagGTCCAACCTGCTGAATCTGGTGGCAATAAGGAATACTGTTG TTACTGCAAGACTCTCATTCTGGATTTCCATAGAAGCTGCCCAAAGTGTTCATATAGCCTCTGCTTAAGTTGTTGTCGGGATATCTTTCAAGGGAATTTATTCGGAACTATCAAAGAAGTTAACTGCAAATGCCCAAAGAGAAGGAAAACTTGTTTGCCCGGTATTTGCCTTTCAGATAGGAAATCTGTAAGAATAACCAGGCAGACCTCTGACAGTAGGTATTCTGATTCTTCTGTATCATTGCCTAGTCAGAAAGCTCCTGATGGCAGTGTTCCTATCTCATGCCCACCTAGTGAGTTCGGTGGTTGTGGTGATGGCCTTCTTGATCTGAGATGTATTTTGCCGCAAAGTTGGTTCAAAGAGCTGGAAGTAAGTGCTGAAGAGATAGTTGGCAGCTATGAATTGCCGGAAGCATTTGATACTTTTTCATGCTGCTCCTTATGTCCTGCGACAGATGATGAAGCCAAAAGGGTGAAGCAGTTGCAAGAGGCTTCTAGGAGAGAGAATTCAAATGATAACTTCCTATTTTACCCCACTATATTGAACATTCATGGTGATAACCTGGAGCACTTCCAGAAGCATTGGTGTAAAGGCCATCCTGTAATATTTCGGAATGTTCTTCAGACTACTGCTTTAAGTTGGGATCCAATATTCTTGTTTTGCTCATATCTTAAGAATAGTGTTGCCAAAGCTGAGAACGAAGAGCCAAGTAAAGCTACAACTTGTTCAGACTGGTTCGAG GTTGAAATTGGTATTAAGCAGTTATTTTTGGGGTCATTAAGGGGGCTGGCACAATCTAGTATGTGTGATGAGAAGCTGAAACTGAAGGGCTGGCTTTCTTCTCCTTTATTTCAAGAACAATTCCCGGATCATTATTCTGAAATCATTCAATCTTTACCACTTCGAGAATATATGAATCCTGGAAGCGGCATTTTGAACATTGCTGCAAGGTTGCCACAAGAAATCACAAAGCCTGACCTAGGTCCATCTGTCTCTATCTCTTATTGCAGCAGTGAGGAACTTGCACAAGCCAATTCCGTGACAAATTTGTGTTATGGTTTATGTGATATG GTTAATGTTTTGGCACATGCTACAGATGCTCCTGTTTGCATGAAGcaacttaataaaataagaaagttaatgaaaaagaaaaaatttcaagACGAAAGGGAGCTTGCTAAGACTCACCTTGATCAAAAGATGGCTAATGAACTGAAAGAAAAATCTAAGTCAAATGGTGAAAACATAAAAGTAGGATTGAATGGTATGATCAataaagaaatgcattctcgtaaCACAGTTCCAAAACTTTCTCGATCACCTTCTGCGGTGCATGATGCACATGATAAGGAAGACAGCTCTGACTCTGACTCTGATTCTGATTCCGACTGTAATTCAAATTCTGAAGCTGCACTACATCCATGTGATACCATTCACGGCTCAGAAGCATTAGAAGATCAGGAAATCTTTGGGAAAAGAACAGATTTGGCTAAGTCTTGTGGTGCAGAATGGGATGTCTTCCGCAGACAGGATGTTCCAAAGCTTATGGAGTACCTTAGAAAGCATTCAAATGAGTTTGGTCATACATGTGGCTTTCAGAAACAT GTGGTTCATCCAATCCTCGATCAGAATTTCTTTCTTGATACAAGTCACAAAAGGAGGCTGAAGGAGGAGTATG AAATTGAGCCCTGGACATTTGAACAACATGTTGGAGAAGCCATAATAATTCCAGCTGGCTGTCCATACCAGATTAGAAACGTTAAG TCCTGTGTTAATGTGGTTTTGGACTTTGTTTCACCGGAAAATGTGACCGAGTGTATCCGGTTGATCAATGAATTTCGTCTGCTTCCAGACGATCATAAAGCCAAAGCAAAAAAGTTtgag GTTGAGAAGATGGCCCTGTATAGGATTAGTGCAGCAATAAAAGAAATCCGCGAGCTTATATGTTCAGA GTCCAGTGCTGAGCTCAGTGAGTAG
- the LOC107937768 gene encoding lysine-specific demethylase JMJ25 isoform X2 — MEGEGAIPDHLRCNRTDGRQWRCKRRVMEGKKLCELHHIQGRHRQNKQKVPESLKMQRKKRKKKVFEKNKLEIRAKLLKLARPVKRKRVIGGESEALDEAVRKMKLKRGDLPLELIRMVLKREAEKKKKKRKESECSDFDDDDDDDDDDDDDEKGDLMRELPNGLMAISSSSPHFDNAGSCSGSGSASGSGSVSGSCINVKVGETDNNAVAITRRRFRSKNIEPLPVGTLQVLPYKKNGANLRRGRRIRCHWCRKGGAPNLIKCSSCKQQFFCLDCIKEHYFFKREEVQVACPVCRGTCSCRACSVSQRRDDELFIFQEFLRDKIKVDKVLDFHYLICMLLPVFKQINQDQSVEIDVEAKIQGKKLCDIQVQPAESGGNKEYCCYCKTLILDFHRSCPKCSYSLCLSCCRDIFQGNLFGTIKEVNCKCPKRRKTCLPGICLSDRKSVRITRQTSDSRYSDSSVSLPSQKAPDGSVPISCPPSEFGGCGDGLLDLRCILPQSWFKELEVSAEEIVGSYELPEAFDTFSCCSLCPATDDEAKRVKQLQEASRRENSNDNFLFYPTILNIHGDNLEHFQKHWCKGHPVIFRNVLQTTALSWDPIFLFCSYLKNSVAKAENEEPSKATTCSDWFEVEIGIKQLFLGSLRGLAQSSMCDEKLKLKGWLSSPLFQEQFPDHYSEIIQSLPLREYMNPGSGILNIAARLPQEITKPDLGPSVSISYCSSEELAQANSVTNLCYGLCDMVNVLAHATDAPVCMKQLNKIRKLMKKKKFQDERELAKTHLDQKMANELKEKSKSNGENIKVGLNGMINKEMHSRNTVPKLSRSPSAVHDAHDKEDSSDSDSDSDSDCNSNSEAALHPCDTIHGSEALEDQEIFGKRTDLAKSCGAEWDVFRRQDVPKLMEYLRKHSNEFGHTCGFQKHVVHPILDQNFFLDTSHKRRLKEEYEIEPWTFEQHVGEAIIIPAGCPYQIRNVKSCVNVVLDFVSPENVTECIRLINEFRLLPDDHKAKAKKFEVEKMALYRISAAIKEIRELICSEFRSSAELSE, encoded by the exons ATGGAGGGGGAAGGTGCTATACCGGACCATCTCCGGTGCAATCGAACAGACGGGAGACAATGGCGGTGTAAGCGACGTGTAATGGAAGGGAAAAAGCTCTGTGAGCTTCACCATATCCAAGGCCGTCATCGACAGAATAAACAGAAAGTGCCGGAATCCTTGAAAATGCAAaggaaaaagaggaaaaagaaggTTTTTGAGAAGAATAAGCTTGAAATTAGGGCAAAGTTGCTGAAATTAGCGAGGCCGGTGAAGAGGAAGCGAGTGATCGGAGGGGAATCGGAGGCGTTAGATGAAGCTGTTCGTAAGATGAAACTGAAGAGAGGGGATTTGCCATTGGAGCTTATAAGGATGGTTTTGAAAAGAGAAgctgagaagaagaaaaagaaaaggaaagaaagtgAGTGtagtgattttgatgatgatgatgatgatgatgatgatgatgatgatgatgaaaagGGTGACTTGATGAGAGAATTGCCTAATGGGTTAATGGCTATTTCTTCGTCAAGTCCACATTTTGATAATGCAGGTTCATGCTCTGGTTCTGGTTCGGCTTCCGGTTCTGGttctgtttcaggttcttgtattaaTGTTAAAGTAGGAGAAACTGATAATAATGCTGTTGCCATTACCAGAAGGCGGTTTCGGTCTAAGAACATTGAGCCATTACCTGTTGGTACATTGCAG GTTCTGCCATACAAGAAGAATGGAGCAAATTtgaggagagggagaagaataagGTGCCATTGGTGTCGAAAAGGCGGTGCTCCTAATTTGATCAAGTGTTCTAGTTGTAAACAGCAGTTCTTTTGCTTGGATTGCATAAAAGAACA CTATTTTTTTAAGCGAGAAGAAGTTCAGGTAGCTTGTCCGGTATGCCGTGGAACTTGCAGCTGCAGGGCCTGCTCAGTGAGTCAACGTAGAGACGATGAAT tatttatatttcaGGAGTTTCTAAGGGACAAGATAAAAGTAGACAAGGTGTTAGATTTTCATTATTTGATCTGCATGCTCCTTCCTGTTTTTAAGCAAATAAACCAAGACCAGAGTGTTGAGATTGATGTGGAGGCCAAAATTCAAG GCaaaaaactctgtgatattcagGTCCAACCTGCTGAATCTGGTGGCAATAAGGAATACTGTTG TTACTGCAAGACTCTCATTCTGGATTTCCATAGAAGCTGCCCAAAGTGTTCATATAGCCTCTGCTTAAGTTGTTGTCGGGATATCTTTCAAGGGAATTTATTCGGAACTATCAAAGAAGTTAACTGCAAATGCCCAAAGAGAAGGAAAACTTGTTTGCCCGGTATTTGCCTTTCAGATAGGAAATCTGTAAGAATAACCAGGCAGACCTCTGACAGTAGGTATTCTGATTCTTCTGTATCATTGCCTAGTCAGAAAGCTCCTGATGGCAGTGTTCCTATCTCATGCCCACCTAGTGAGTTCGGTGGTTGTGGTGATGGCCTTCTTGATCTGAGATGTATTTTGCCGCAAAGTTGGTTCAAAGAGCTGGAAGTAAGTGCTGAAGAGATAGTTGGCAGCTATGAATTGCCGGAAGCATTTGATACTTTTTCATGCTGCTCCTTATGTCCTGCGACAGATGATGAAGCCAAAAGGGTGAAGCAGTTGCAAGAGGCTTCTAGGAGAGAGAATTCAAATGATAACTTCCTATTTTACCCCACTATATTGAACATTCATGGTGATAACCTGGAGCACTTCCAGAAGCATTGGTGTAAAGGCCATCCTGTAATATTTCGGAATGTTCTTCAGACTACTGCTTTAAGTTGGGATCCAATATTCTTGTTTTGCTCATATCTTAAGAATAGTGTTGCCAAAGCTGAGAACGAAGAGCCAAGTAAAGCTACAACTTGTTCAGACTGGTTCGAG GTTGAAATTGGTATTAAGCAGTTATTTTTGGGGTCATTAAGGGGGCTGGCACAATCTAGTATGTGTGATGAGAAGCTGAAACTGAAGGGCTGGCTTTCTTCTCCTTTATTTCAAGAACAATTCCCGGATCATTATTCTGAAATCATTCAATCTTTACCACTTCGAGAATATATGAATCCTGGAAGCGGCATTTTGAACATTGCTGCAAGGTTGCCACAAGAAATCACAAAGCCTGACCTAGGTCCATCTGTCTCTATCTCTTATTGCAGCAGTGAGGAACTTGCACAAGCCAATTCCGTGACAAATTTGTGTTATGGTTTATGTGATATG GTTAATGTTTTGGCACATGCTACAGATGCTCCTGTTTGCATGAAGcaacttaataaaataagaaagttaatgaaaaagaaaaaatttcaagACGAAAGGGAGCTTGCTAAGACTCACCTTGATCAAAAGATGGCTAATGAACTGAAAGAAAAATCTAAGTCAAATGGTGAAAACATAAAAGTAGGATTGAATGGTATGATCAataaagaaatgcattctcgtaaCACAGTTCCAAAACTTTCTCGATCACCTTCTGCGGTGCATGATGCACATGATAAGGAAGACAGCTCTGACTCTGACTCTGATTCTGATTCCGACTGTAATTCAAATTCTGAAGCTGCACTACATCCATGTGATACCATTCACGGCTCAGAAGCATTAGAAGATCAGGAAATCTTTGGGAAAAGAACAGATTTGGCTAAGTCTTGTGGTGCAGAATGGGATGTCTTCCGCAGACAGGATGTTCCAAAGCTTATGGAGTACCTTAGAAAGCATTCAAATGAGTTTGGTCATACATGTGGCTTTCAGAAACAT GTGGTTCATCCAATCCTCGATCAGAATTTCTTTCTTGATACAAGTCACAAAAGGAGGCTGAAGGAGGAGTATG AAATTGAGCCCTGGACATTTGAACAACATGTTGGAGAAGCCATAATAATTCCAGCTGGCTGTCCATACCAGATTAGAAACGTTAAG TCCTGTGTTAATGTGGTTTTGGACTTTGTTTCACCGGAAAATGTGACCGAGTGTATCCGGTTGATCAATGAATTTCGTCTGCTTCCAGACGATCATAAAGCCAAAGCAAAAAAGTTtgag GTTGAGAAGATGGCCCTGTATAGGATTAGTGCAGCAATAAAAGAAATCCGCGAGCTTATATGTTCAGA GTTTAGGTCCAGTGCTGAGCTCAGTGAGTAG
- the LOC107937768 gene encoding lysine-specific demethylase JMJ25 isoform X8, producing MEGEGAIPDHLRCNRTDGRQWRCKRRVMEGKKLCELHHIQGRHRQNKQKVPESLKMQRKKRKKKVFEKNKLEIRAKLLKLARPVKRKRVIGGESEALDEAVRKMKLKRGDLPLELIRMVLKREAEKKKKKRKESECSDFDDDDDDDDDDDDDEKGDLMRELPNGLMAISSSSPHFDNAGSCSGSGSASGSGSVSGSCINVKVGETDNNAVAITRRRFRSKNIEPLPVGTLQNGANLRRGRRIRCHWCRKGGAPNLIKCSSCKQQFFCLDCIKEHYFFKREEVQVACPVCRGTCSCRACSVSQRRDDELFIFQEFLRDKIKVDKVLDFHYLICMLLPVFKQINQDQSVEIDVEAKIQGKKLCDIQVQPAESGGNKEYCCSYCKTLILDFHRSCPKCSYSLCLSCCRDIFQGNLFGTIKEVNCKCPKRRKTCLPGICLSDRKSVRITRQTSDSRYSDSSVSLPSQKAPDGSVPISCPPSEFGGCGDGLLDLRCILPQSWFKELEVSAEEIVGSYELPEAFDTFSCCSLCPATDDEAKRVKQLQEASRRENSNDNFLFYPTILNIHGDNLEHFQKHWCKGHPVIFRNVLQTTALSWDPIFLFCSYLKNSVAKAENEEPSKATTCSDWFEVEIGIKQLFLGSLRGLAQSSMCDEKLKLKGWLSSPLFQEQFPDHYSEIIQSLPLREYMNPGSGILNIAARLPQEITKPDLGPSVSISYCSSEELAQANSVTNLCYGLCDMVNVLAHATDAPVCMKQLNKIRKLMKKKKFQDERELAKTHLDQKMANELKEKSKSNGENIKVGLNGMINKEMHSRNTVPKLSRSPSAVHDAHDKEDSSDSDSDSDSDCNSNSEAALHPCDTIHGSEALEDQEIFGKRTDLAKSCGAEWDVFRRQDVPKLMEYLRKHSNEFGHTCGFQKHVVHPILDQNFFLDTSHKRRLKEEYEIEPWTFEQHVGEAIIIPAGCPYQIRNVKSCVNVVLDFVSPENVTECIRLINEFRLLPDDHKAKAKKFEVEKMALYRISAAIKEIRELICSEFRSSAELSE from the exons ATGGAGGGGGAAGGTGCTATACCGGACCATCTCCGGTGCAATCGAACAGACGGGAGACAATGGCGGTGTAAGCGACGTGTAATGGAAGGGAAAAAGCTCTGTGAGCTTCACCATATCCAAGGCCGTCATCGACAGAATAAACAGAAAGTGCCGGAATCCTTGAAAATGCAAaggaaaaagaggaaaaagaaggTTTTTGAGAAGAATAAGCTTGAAATTAGGGCAAAGTTGCTGAAATTAGCGAGGCCGGTGAAGAGGAAGCGAGTGATCGGAGGGGAATCGGAGGCGTTAGATGAAGCTGTTCGTAAGATGAAACTGAAGAGAGGGGATTTGCCATTGGAGCTTATAAGGATGGTTTTGAAAAGAGAAgctgagaagaagaaaaagaaaaggaaagaaagtgAGTGtagtgattttgatgatgatgatgatgatgatgatgatgatgatgatgatgaaaagGGTGACTTGATGAGAGAATTGCCTAATGGGTTAATGGCTATTTCTTCGTCAAGTCCACATTTTGATAATGCAGGTTCATGCTCTGGTTCTGGTTCGGCTTCCGGTTCTGGttctgtttcaggttcttgtattaaTGTTAAAGTAGGAGAAACTGATAATAATGCTGTTGCCATTACCAGAAGGCGGTTTCGGTCTAAGAACATTGAGCCATTACCTGTTGGTACATTGCAG AATGGAGCAAATTtgaggagagggagaagaataagGTGCCATTGGTGTCGAAAAGGCGGTGCTCCTAATTTGATCAAGTGTTCTAGTTGTAAACAGCAGTTCTTTTGCTTGGATTGCATAAAAGAACA CTATTTTTTTAAGCGAGAAGAAGTTCAGGTAGCTTGTCCGGTATGCCGTGGAACTTGCAGCTGCAGGGCCTGCTCAGTGAGTCAACGTAGAGACGATGAAT tatttatatttcaGGAGTTTCTAAGGGACAAGATAAAAGTAGACAAGGTGTTAGATTTTCATTATTTGATCTGCATGCTCCTTCCTGTTTTTAAGCAAATAAACCAAGACCAGAGTGTTGAGATTGATGTGGAGGCCAAAATTCAAG GCaaaaaactctgtgatattcagGTCCAACCTGCTGAATCTGGTGGCAATAAGGAATACTGTTG CAGTTACTGCAAGACTCTCATTCTGGATTTCCATAGAAGCTGCCCAAAGTGTTCATATAGCCTCTGCTTAAGTTGTTGTCGGGATATCTTTCAAGGGAATTTATTCGGAACTATCAAAGAAGTTAACTGCAAATGCCCAAAGAGAAGGAAAACTTGTTTGCCCGGTATTTGCCTTTCAGATAGGAAATCTGTAAGAATAACCAGGCAGACCTCTGACAGTAGGTATTCTGATTCTTCTGTATCATTGCCTAGTCAGAAAGCTCCTGATGGCAGTGTTCCTATCTCATGCCCACCTAGTGAGTTCGGTGGTTGTGGTGATGGCCTTCTTGATCTGAGATGTATTTTGCCGCAAAGTTGGTTCAAAGAGCTGGAAGTAAGTGCTGAAGAGATAGTTGGCAGCTATGAATTGCCGGAAGCATTTGATACTTTTTCATGCTGCTCCTTATGTCCTGCGACAGATGATGAAGCCAAAAGGGTGAAGCAGTTGCAAGAGGCTTCTAGGAGAGAGAATTCAAATGATAACTTCCTATTTTACCCCACTATATTGAACATTCATGGTGATAACCTGGAGCACTTCCAGAAGCATTGGTGTAAAGGCCATCCTGTAATATTTCGGAATGTTCTTCAGACTACTGCTTTAAGTTGGGATCCAATATTCTTGTTTTGCTCATATCTTAAGAATAGTGTTGCCAAAGCTGAGAACGAAGAGCCAAGTAAAGCTACAACTTGTTCAGACTGGTTCGAG GTTGAAATTGGTATTAAGCAGTTATTTTTGGGGTCATTAAGGGGGCTGGCACAATCTAGTATGTGTGATGAGAAGCTGAAACTGAAGGGCTGGCTTTCTTCTCCTTTATTTCAAGAACAATTCCCGGATCATTATTCTGAAATCATTCAATCTTTACCACTTCGAGAATATATGAATCCTGGAAGCGGCATTTTGAACATTGCTGCAAGGTTGCCACAAGAAATCACAAAGCCTGACCTAGGTCCATCTGTCTCTATCTCTTATTGCAGCAGTGAGGAACTTGCACAAGCCAATTCCGTGACAAATTTGTGTTATGGTTTATGTGATATG GTTAATGTTTTGGCACATGCTACAGATGCTCCTGTTTGCATGAAGcaacttaataaaataagaaagttaatgaaaaagaaaaaatttcaagACGAAAGGGAGCTTGCTAAGACTCACCTTGATCAAAAGATGGCTAATGAACTGAAAGAAAAATCTAAGTCAAATGGTGAAAACATAAAAGTAGGATTGAATGGTATGATCAataaagaaatgcattctcgtaaCACAGTTCCAAAACTTTCTCGATCACCTTCTGCGGTGCATGATGCACATGATAAGGAAGACAGCTCTGACTCTGACTCTGATTCTGATTCCGACTGTAATTCAAATTCTGAAGCTGCACTACATCCATGTGATACCATTCACGGCTCAGAAGCATTAGAAGATCAGGAAATCTTTGGGAAAAGAACAGATTTGGCTAAGTCTTGTGGTGCAGAATGGGATGTCTTCCGCAGACAGGATGTTCCAAAGCTTATGGAGTACCTTAGAAAGCATTCAAATGAGTTTGGTCATACATGTGGCTTTCAGAAACAT GTGGTTCATCCAATCCTCGATCAGAATTTCTTTCTTGATACAAGTCACAAAAGGAGGCTGAAGGAGGAGTATG AAATTGAGCCCTGGACATTTGAACAACATGTTGGAGAAGCCATAATAATTCCAGCTGGCTGTCCATACCAGATTAGAAACGTTAAG TCCTGTGTTAATGTGGTTTTGGACTTTGTTTCACCGGAAAATGTGACCGAGTGTATCCGGTTGATCAATGAATTTCGTCTGCTTCCAGACGATCATAAAGCCAAAGCAAAAAAGTTtgag GTTGAGAAGATGGCCCTGTATAGGATTAGTGCAGCAATAAAAGAAATCCGCGAGCTTATATGTTCAGA GTTTAGGTCCAGTGCTGAGCTCAGTGAGTAG